The genomic interval GGAGCCACTGCTGGTTATAAACAGGGAATGTCATGGGTAGACTTGCTCCTTGAGAAGAAGTTCAGAGTGCGATGTGGCCTGGAGGGACAGGGAGGCTAATGGGAAATGTAGCTGTAAGTTAGATGACAGATGAGGAGGCCTGAGAGTGGAGGTTAGAATGAAATTATGGGAACACATAGAAGACTTATTTAGCAAGACATGGTGATTCTCCGTGCTAAGTGGAGGGAGATTCCtggtttaggaggctgagggctTGAGTGGGGCCATTTGTTGAGAAGGGCCCTGGAGGAAGAGCAGGTTTGGGGGTTCTATGGGATTGggcatgtttctttttcttttcttttctttcttctttctttttttttttttaaatggagtcttgctctgttgcccaggttggagtgcagtggcatgatcttggctcactgcaacctccacctcccaggttcaaacgactctcctgcctcagcctcctgagtaaatggTCATGTTTCTAGGCATGGCATCTCTGAGAACCAAGAGGCCTCCACGAGTGATGTCCTATAGGCAGATGCCTCCAAGGCTCTAGAGCTTGACATGAGGACATCAGGAAATCCCAGGAGGTGCTGCCTTCACCCGGGGTGAGgataaagaacaagaaaagctTGAGTTGGGCAAAAGAGAATGACAGAGACAGGAACGGCTCCAGGAatgcagggcagggaggggagaggctggACAGGGTGGTGGCCACTGACCTGGGCAGAAAGTGGGGTCATTGCAGGAGAGGAAGTGAGTCCTGCAGTCGGCACAGCTGGTGACCTTCAGTGTGGGCTGTATGTCTATGGGAGGGGAGGGACACGGGCTAGGGGGTGCCAGGTGCCTTTCATCCCTCCCCCAGGCCTAGTCCCCATGCATACTCACCACAGGACTCATTGCAGGCTGCCAGGGAGGGTGAGAAGGTAGAGAAACTGAGGTGCTGAGGAGGCAGACAGAGCCAAGGGGGTCTGGGGTGCAAGTAGGAGATGGAGCCGGGGAAGGCATTcatgggcaggggtggggctccTGGGGATGATCGAGGGGGCTGCAGAGTGAACTCTGCATGACTTGGGTCTTGGCAGGTGTGGAGGGCTGGGCCTTGTGCAGGGATCGTCCCCACCCCTTACCCTTCTCCTTCAGCCCATCAGATATCTTATTCAGCCTCTCAGTAAATAGATTCTTGTGCATGTAGATCTCTTCCAGAAGTACCGTTTTATCTGGGTAGAGCAGGAAAGAAGGGGTGTTCAGTGTTACAACTTGCTCAAGGTTGGGTTTTCAGACCCTTGTTTCTACATGGAAATTCCAAAGAGCACACGGAGACAGATTGCATTCATCTCCCACCTTCACAAGACCTCCCACCCATGGCCACATGGGCCTCTGAGAATGCCTTGGTGGGTGGGCCTTTGTCAACCCAAACCCCAAGGCCCGGGGACTGTTGGCTTCCTCACCATCTCGTAACGTTTTAATGGCTTGGTGTACTTGAGTGAAGAATTTGGCTGTTTCTTCTTCCAAATGGTCACGATCTGAGGATGAGATACAGGTCAAAGGGAAGTCAAGGCAGTAAGATCCCAGGTCAGGTAAAGAGGCCACATCCAATCCCTGATTTCCTGGCTGTGCCTCACCAAGGTACCAGGGTTTCAGAAAATTATTATCCTCTAGGAACAGGGAGTGAATGCTTTGAGAAAGTTCTGTGGGTGGCCCCGGGGTCCCCCAGAGAATCTGTAGGTCATAGTCTATCAAGGCAGACAGTTCTGGCCAGCAGCGGAGGCAGTTCTTCCCT from Pongo abelii isolate AG06213 chromosome 11, NHGRI_mPonAbe1-v2.0_pri, whole genome shotgun sequence carries:
- the TEX51 gene encoding testis-expressed protein 51 isoform X2, which gives rise to MLSLLIICLLPTIEGKNCLRCWPELSALIDYDLQILWGTPGPPTELSQSIHSLFLEDNNFLKPWYLDRDHLEEETAKFFTQVHQAIKTLRDDKTVLLEEIYMHKNLFTERLNKISDGLKEKGAPPLPMNAFPGSISYLHPRPPWLCLPPQHLSFSTFSPSLAACNESCDIQPTLKVTSCADCRTHFLSCNDPTFCPARNRRTSLWAVSLSSALLLAIAGGGCFFYWHRKKEAVKVLLCMGELQQQQGDSGRLQGLD
- the TEX51 gene encoding testis-expressed protein 51 isoform X6, with the translated sequence MLSLLIICLLPTIEGKNCLRCWPELSALIDYDLQILWGTPGPPTELSQSIHSLFLEDNNFLKPWYLDRDHLEEETAKFFTQVHQAIKTLRDDKTVLLEEIYMHKNLFTERLNKISDGLKEKGAPPLPMNAFPGSISYLHPRPPWLCLPPQHLSFSTFSPSLAACNESCDIQPTLKVTSCADCRTHFLSCNDPTFCPARNRRTSLWAVSLSSALLLAIAGDVSFTGTGRRRQ
- the TEX51 gene encoding testis-expressed protein 51 isoform X15, which codes for MLSLLIICLLPTIEGKNCLRCWPELSALIDYDLQILWGTPGPPTELSQSIHSLFLEDNNFLKPWYLDRDHLEEETAKFFTQVHQAIKTLRDDKTVLLEEIYMHKNLFTERLNKISDGLKEKDIQPTLKVTSCADCRTHFLSCNDPTFCPARNRRTSLWAVSLSSALLLAIAGGGCFFYWHRKKEAVKQEQGSPHVFQK
- the TEX51 gene encoding testis-expressed protein 51 isoform X1; amino-acid sequence: MLSLLIICLLPTIEGKNCLRCWPELSALIDYDLQILWGTPGPPTELSQSIHSLFLEDNNFLKPWYLDRDHLEEETAKFFTQVHQAIKTLRDDKTVLLEEIYMHKNLFTERLNKISDGLKEKGAPPLPMNAFPGSISYLHPRPPWLCLPPQHLSFSTFSPSLAACNESCDIQPTLKVTSCADCRTHFLSCNDPTFCPARNRRTSLWAVSLSSALLLAIAGGGCSSAWVSYSSSRETQEDCRGSTEDDLKVWESFLQHHGTEETIVGV
- the TEX51 gene encoding testis-expressed protein 51 isoform X9; translation: MLSLLIICLLPTIEGKNCLRCWPELSALIDYDLQILWGTPGPPTELSQSIHSLFLEDNNFLKPWYLDRDHLEEETAKFFTQVHQAIKTLRDDKTVLLEEIYMHKNLFTERLNKISDGLKEKGAPPLPMNAFPGSISYLHPRPPWLCLPPQHLSFSTFSPSLAACNESCDIQPTLKVTSCADCRTHFLSCNDPTFCPARNRRTSLWAVSLSSALLLAIAGGAPLHG
- the TEX51 gene encoding testis-expressed protein 51 isoform X4; protein product: MLSLLIICLLPTIEGKNCLRCWPELSALIDYDLQILWGTPGPPTELSQSIHSLFLEDNNFLKPWYLDRDHLEEETAKFFTQVHQAIKTLRDDKTVLLEEIYMHKNLFTERLNKISDGLKEKGAPPLPMNAFPGSISYLHPRPPWLCLPPQHLSFSTFSPSLAACNESCDIQPTLKVTSCADCRTHFLSCNDPTFCPARNRRTSLWAVSLSSALLLAIAGGGCFFYWHRKKEAVKEQGSPHVFQK
- the TEX51 gene encoding testis-expressed protein 51 isoform X23, whose translation is MLSLLIICLLPTIEGKNCLRCWPELSALIDYDLQILWGTPGPPTELSQSIHSLFLEDNNFLKPWYLDRDHLEEETAKFFTQVHQAIKTLRDDKTVLLEEIYMHKNLFTERLNKISDGLKEKDIQPTLKVTSCADCRTHFLSCNDPTFCPARNRRTSLWAVSLSSALLLAIAGGAPLHG
- the TEX51 gene encoding testis-expressed protein 51 isoform X10, producing the protein MLSLLIICLLPTIEGKNCLRCWPELSALIDYDLQILWGTPGPPTELSQSIHSLFLEDNNFLKPWYLDRDHLEEETAKFFTQVHQAIKTLRDDKTVLLEEIYMHKNLFTERLNKISDGLKEKDIQPTLKVTSCADCRTHFLSCNDPTFCPARNRRTSLWAVSLSSALLLAIAGGGCSSAWVSYSSSRETQEDCRGSTEDDLKVWESFLQHHGTEETIVGV
- the TEX51 gene encoding testis-expressed protein 51 isoform X8, which gives rise to MLSLLIICLLPTIEGKNCLRCWPELSALIDYDLQILWGTPGPPTELSQSIHSLFLEDNNFLKPWYLDRDHLEEETAKFFTQVHQAIKTLRDDKTVLLEEIYMHKNLFTERLNKISDGLKEKACNESCDIQPTLKVTSCADCRTHFLSCNDPTFCPARNRRTSLWAVSLSSALLLAIAGGGCSSAWVSYSSSRETQEDCRGSTEDDLKVWESFLQHHGTEETIVGV
- the TEX51 gene encoding testis-expressed protein 51 isoform X16, with the translated sequence MLSLLIICLLPTIEGKNCLRCWPELSALIDYDLQILWGTPGPPTELSQSIHSLFLEDNNFLKPWYLDRDHLEEETAKFFTQVHQAIKTLRDDKTVLLEEIYMHKNLFTERLNKISDGLKEKDIQPTLKVTSCADCRTHFLSCNDPTFCPARNRRTSLWAVSLSSALLLAIAGGGCFFYWHRKKEAVKEQGSPHVFQK
- the TEX51 gene encoding testis-expressed protein 51 isoform X19 encodes the protein MLSLLIICLLPTIEGKNCLRCWPELSALIDYDLQILWGTPGPPTELSQSIHSLFLEDNNFLKPWYLDRDHLEEETAKFFTQVHQAIKTLRDDKTVLLEEIYMHKNLFTERLNKISDGLKEKACNESCDIQPTLKVTSCADCRTHFLSCNDPTFCPARNRRTSLWAVSLSSALLLAIAGDVSFTGTGRRRQ
- the TEX51 gene encoding testis-expressed protein 51 isoform X27 — protein: MLSLLIICLLPTIEGKNCLRCWPELSALIDYDLQILWGTPGPPTELSQSIHSLFLEDNNFLKPWYLDRDHLEEETAKFFTQVHQAIKTLRDDKTVLLEEIYMHKNLFTERLNKISDGLKEKACNESCDIQPTLKVTSCADCRTHFLSCNDPTFCPDMCWAHSMLSKCLQTHHE
- the TEX51 gene encoding testis-expressed protein 51 isoform X3 translates to MLSLLIICLLPTIEGKNCLRCWPELSALIDYDLQILWGTPGPPTELSQSIHSLFLEDNNFLKPWYLDRDHLEEETAKFFTQVHQAIKTLRDDKTVLLEEIYMHKNLFTERLNKISDGLKEKGAPPLPMNAFPGSISYLHPRPPWLCLPPQHLSFSTFSPSLAACNESCDIQPTLKVTSCADCRTHFLSCNDPTFCPARNRRTSLWAVSLSSALLLAIAGGGCFFYWHRKKEAVKQEQGSPHVFQK
- the TEX51 gene encoding testis-expressed protein 51 isoform X21, giving the protein MLSLLIICLLPTIEGKNCLRCWPELSALIDYDLQILWGTPGPPTELSQSIHSLFLEDNNFLKPWYLDRDHLEEETAKFFTQVHQAIKTLRDDKTVLLEEIYMHKNLFTERLNKISDGLKEKDIQPTLKVTSCADCRTHFLSCNDPTFCPARNRRTSLWAVSLSSALLLAIAGDVSFTGTGRRRQ
- the TEX51 gene encoding testis-expressed protein 51 isoform X13, which codes for MLSLLIICLLPTIEGKNCLRCWPELSALIDYDLQILWGTPGPPTELSQSIHSLFLEDNNFLKPWYLDRDHLEEETAKFFTQVHQAIKTLRDDKTVLLEEIYMHKNLFTERLNKISDGLKEKGAPPLPMNAFPGSISYLHPRPPWLCLPPQHLSFSTFSPSLAACNESCDIQPTLKVTSCADCRTHFLSCNDPTFCPDMCWAHSMLSKCLQTHHE
- the TEX51 gene encoding testis-expressed protein 51 isoform X29 codes for the protein MLSLLIICLLPTIEGKNCLRCWPELSALIDYDLQILWGTPGPPTELSQSIHSLFLEDNNFLKPWYLDRDHLEEETAKFFTQVHQAIKTLRDDKTVLLEEIYMHKNLFTERLNKISDGLKEKDIQPTLKVTSCADCRTHFLSCNDPTFCPDMCWAHSMLSKCLQTHHE
- the TEX51 gene encoding testis-expressed protein 51 isoform X26; translated protein: MLSLLIICLLPTIEGKNCLRCWPELSALIDYDLQILWGTPGPPTELSQSIHSLFLEDNNFLKPWYLDRDHLEEETAKFFTQVHQAIKTLRDDKTVLLEEIYMHKNLFTERLNKISDGLKEKGAPPLPMNAFPGSISYLHPRPPWLCLPPQHLSFSTFSPSLAACNESCARVPPLP
- the TEX51 gene encoding testis-expressed protein 51 isoform X14 gives rise to the protein MLSLLIICLLPTIEGKNCLRCWPELSALIDYDLQILWGTPGPPTELSQSIHSLFLEDNNFLKPWYLDRDHLEEETAKFFTQVHQAIKTLRDDKTVLLEEIYMHKNLFTERLNKISDGLKEKGAPPLPMNAFPGSISYLHPRPPWLCLPPQHLSFSTFSPSLAACNESCARNRRTSLWAVSLSSALLLAIAGDVSFTGTGRRRQ
- the TEX51 gene encoding testis-expressed protein 51 isoform X12; translation: MLSLLIICLLPTIEGKNCLRCWPELSALIDYDLQILWGTPGPPTELSQSIHSLFLEDNNFLKPWYLDRDHLEEETAKFFTQVHQAIKTLRDDKTVLLEEIYMHKNLFTERLNKISDGLKEKGAPPLPMNAFPGSISYLHPRPPWLCLPPQHLSFSTFSPSLAACNESCARNRRTSLWAVSLSSALLLAIAGGGCFFYWHRKKEAVKEQGSPHVFQK
- the TEX51 gene encoding testis-expressed protein 51 isoform X11, with translation MLSLLIICLLPTIEGKNCLRCWPELSALIDYDLQILWGTPGPPTELSQSIHSLFLEDNNFLKPWYLDRDHLEEETAKFFTQVHQAIKTLRDDKTVLLEEIYMHKNLFTERLNKISDGLKEKGAPPLPMNAFPGSISYLHPRPPWLCLPPQHLSFSTFSPSLAACNESCARNRRTSLWAVSLSSALLLAIAGGGCFFYWHRKKEAVKQEQGSPHVFQK
- the TEX51 gene encoding testis-expressed protein 51 isoform X25 — translated: MLSLLIICLLPTIEGKNCLRCWPELSALIDYDLQILWGTPGPPTELSQSIHSLFLEDNNFLKPWYLDRDHLEEETAKFFTQVHQAIKTLRDDKTVLLEEIYMHKNLFTERLNKISDGLKEKACNESCARNRRTSLWAVSLSSALLLAIAGGGCFFYWHRKKEAVKEQGSPHVFQK
- the TEX51 gene encoding testis-expressed protein 51 isoform X24, which gives rise to MLSLLIICLLPTIEGKNCLRCWPELSALIDYDLQILWGTPGPPTELSQSIHSLFLEDNNFLKPWYLDRDHLEEETAKFFTQVHQAIKTLRDDKTVLLEEIYMHKNLFTERLNKISDGLKEKACNESCARNRRTSLWAVSLSSALLLAIAGGGCFFYWHRKKEAVKQEQGSPHVFQK
- the TEX51 gene encoding testis-expressed protein 51 isoform X17 — its product is MLSLLIICLLPTIEGKNCLRCWPELSALIDYDLQILWGTPGPPTELSQSIHSLFLEDNNFLKPWYLDRDHLEEETAKFFTQVHQAIKTLRDDKTVLLEEIYMHKNLFTERLNKISDGLKEKACNESCARNRRTSLWAVSLSSALLLAIAGGGCSSAWVSYSSSRETQEDCRGSTEDDLKVWESFLQHHGTEETIVGV
- the TEX51 gene encoding testis-expressed protein 51 isoform X20; this encodes MLSLLIICLLPTIEGKNCLRCWPELSALIDYDLQILWGTPGPPTELSQSIHSLFLEDNNFLKPWYLDRDHLEEETAKFFTQVHQAIKTLRDDKTVLLEEIYMHKNLFTERLNKISDGLKEKACNESCARNRRTSLWAVSLSSALLLAIAGGGCFFYWHRKKEAVKVLLCMGELQQQQGDSGRLQGLD
- the TEX51 gene encoding testis-expressed protein 51 isoform X5, with the protein product MLSLLIICLLPTIEGKNCLRCWPELSALIDYDLQILWGTPGPPTELSQSIHSLFLEDNNFLKPWYLDRDHLEEETAKFFTQVHQAIKTLRDDKTVLLEEIYMHKNLFTERLNKISDGLKEKGAPPLPMNAFPGSISYLHPRPPWLCLPPQHLSFSTFSPSLAACNESCARNRRTSLWAVSLSSALLLAIAGGGCSSAWVSYSSSRETQEDCRGSTEDDLKVWESFLQHHGTEETIVGV
- the TEX51 gene encoding testis-expressed protein 51 isoform X7, with the protein product MLSLLIICLLPTIEGKNCLRCWPELSALIDYDLQILWGTPGPPTELSQSIHSLFLEDNNFLKPWYLDRDHLEEETAKFFTQVHQAIKTLRDDKTVLLEEIYMHKNLFTERLNKISDGLKEKGAPPLPMNAFPGSISYLHPRPPWLCLPPQHLSFSTFSPSLAACNESCARNRRTSLWAVSLSSALLLAIAGGGCFFYWHRKKEAVKVLLCMGELQQQQGDSGRLQGLD
- the TEX51 gene encoding testis-expressed protein 51 isoform X30, producing the protein MLSLLIICLLPTIEGKNCLRCWPELSALIDYDLQILWGTPGPPTELSQSIHSLFLEDNNFLKPWYLDRDHLEEETAKFFTQVHQAIKTLRDDKTVLLEEIYMHKNLFTERLNKISDGLKEKACNESCARNRRTSLWAVSLSSALLLAIAGDVSFTGTGRRRQ
- the TEX51 gene encoding testis-expressed protein 51 isoform X18, translated to MLSLLIICLLPTIEGKNCLRCWPELSALIDYDLQILWGTPGPPTELSQSIHSLFLEDNNFLKPWYLDRDHLEEETAKFFTQVHQAIKTLRDDKTVLLEEIYMHKNLFTERLNKISDGLKEKARNRRTSLWAVSLSSALLLAIAGGGCSSAWVSYSSSRETQEDCRGSTEDDLKVWESFLQHHGTEETIVGV
- the TEX51 gene encoding testis-expressed protein 51 isoform X22, giving the protein MLSLLIICLLPTIEGKNCLRCWPELSALIDYDLQILWGTPGPPTELSQSIHSLFLEDNNFLKPWYLDRDHLEEETAKFFTQVHQAIKTLRDDKTVLLEEIYMHKNLFTERLNKISDGLKEKARNRRTSLWAVSLSSALLLAIAGGGCFFYWHRKKEAVKVLLCMGELQQQQGDSGRLQGLD
- the TEX51 gene encoding testis-expressed protein 51 isoform X28, which codes for MLSLLIICLLPTIEGKNCLRCWPELSALIDYDLQILWGTPGPPTELSQSIHSLFLEDNNFLKPWYLDRDHLEEETAKFFTQVHQAIKTLRDDKTVLLEEIYMHKNLFTERLNKISDGLKEKARNRRTSLWAVSLSSALLLAIAGGGCFFYWHRKKEAVKQEQGSPHVFQK